The DNA region ACTATTGACAGTGGATATGCACTAAAATTTATCAAGGAATAAATTTGGTTCAGTAAAATTCATCAAGATAACAAAAAGTAAAAGAGGAAAATGTCTTGGTAAATATGACAACAGCTTTCAGAATTCACCTTGCTTGAACTATTGCCTCAATTGTCTTCTGCTCTTGTGGGCTAAGGTTGCCTTGCTGTGTATCAACACTCCTTGTGACCTGAATTggtattaaacaaaaattaattatcaaaatgaaaataattcaagtggAAAATAGCTCGAAAGGTATTAGAATTCTCTGAAATCTGAGTCCTAGTATAAGAAAACATGTCATGAATAGCAAAAGCaagacaaatttaaaataaaaaattaaaaaaaaaaagtaaacaaaaatGAAGATCAGTTGTAACTGTATAATCCAAGGGTCGTATATACAAAAGATAATGTAGTAAAGGTTGATTTACAGAAGTTTAAAGGATACCTTTAGTACTTTTTCCAACGCATAAACTAACTGCGTTTTCGAACAAGTTTTCTGTATTGTAAGATGTTGGCTCGTTGATGtgtaacaataatatttttaacgtAAAATTTAAACCAAGTTATACTATGTGGGTTGCTTTTATAACTATTGTAAACTAAGTAGAAAATGAGACCAGCAATGAAAATTTGCATCAGACGAGAATTatgttatatttactttaaaaacaacTGTTCAATTATACAAAAAGGAAATTTATTGGGAAACCCCACATCTAAGACTTGGGCATCTCATTGATATACTAAACCATTCATTGCAACATTCTCAAACAATATCAGCTATAATTGGGTTAGAATTCCCTGTTtcctccccccccccccaactTTACACACTGAGTTTTTGAAAGGAGAAGAACTCCCTTTGCCTGATCTCTTAGACCCTGGCCTGACCTAAGATATACCCATCATCATCAATCAAGAGCATTATTCTGCTCTTCTCTTACAGATGGTATTTGTACTAGCAGTTCAACGTGGCTTAGCAAGTATGCAAGGGTCTCTGGTTAATCAGGAGGTTTAGAATATCTGTAAATAAAGTCACTTCAAGAACTCCTTATTCTTCTTTTATAGCTGATATTAGCAACTCATTTGGTTCCTAGCCATATAGATAGTGTCAAAGTGGAAATAGAAGAACAATGCAACACCCAGGATTTTCGTACCCCTAAGAAAAATAAGCTGGTCTACAGTTTACACGGCAGTTCCTCTGGACATGGAACGACCTACAAAGGTTTATAAAAGTATAAGATGATGGCTTACTATTGGCAATTCTCTTGCTCATTAAAGCGTATGTCTCCTATTGATCCATCAATTCACCAACTCAAATCCTAGCAATTCTAAGCGGTATTTCTTCAATCTTTTACCAATGGGTAGGTGAATAGTGACCGCACTTCAGGGTTGATTTTACATCACAATACATTTGTATCAATTTCCATTTATCATCAACTATCAATAATAGCATATCGGGTAAAATTTTACATCGTTCTTAGAGTGAGATGTACAGTATTGTTTCTACACACACATGCGCAAAGGTTGACAAAGTCTCTTTGCTACTTTCTCTTTGCCACTTTGGCTTTGCTTTAACTAGTAGTAATTTCCTCTCAAAACAAATTTGATACTAGTGCATATTCTCAAGGTATCATCGTTCAATAAAAAGAAATCAGGTATGAAGTTGTGGGAATAACCTGTCCATCTGCAATGATCAGCAACACATGATATTGACCACCACTGTGCTCAACAATAGTCATGGCCATTTCGATAACTGGTGCAAATGAGGTTGGTCCTGCATAACAAGATCGGGAAAACGAAAACCAATTGAATTTATATCTATTGAATATCTTCTAATCAAAATGATTCCATTAAAATAAAAGGAAAGGTATTAACCAGCAAGCCGAAGCTGAGGGACCAACTCTCTATATCGCGAGAGAACTTCCTCAAATCCATGGCAGTATCTATCATTGTCATAGAAACTGAAAACATCTTGATCATGAGTTGATGCTGTGGAGACaaattttataacaaaaaatgagcattacacacacaaacacatgcACACAATCCAAAACGCAGCCACCCAACTATTGAAAACATTTACCATCTCCAAATCCATAACATGGGATCAAATTGTCTTCATCAAATGCAGATAAACTTTGTCCAATAATTGATATAGCTTCTTCATAGGGATTTAACTCATTTCCAATGTGATGAAGACTTCGTCTATTGAATGATTTTGTACCTTTAgcagaaaaatataaaaggaccattttttgttagaaataaaatcacaaaagaGAAATATACGTTTAAAAAAATGCAAGTAGACCTGTCCACTCATTGCTCTTTGTAAAGTCAATGCCAACAATTAGATTGGATGACTCCAATCCTGCGTGTGCCAGTGCTGCAGTAACCTACAAAGATGTCAAAATATCATCTACATCAAACACTCGAGTTCAAAATCATGAACAATACATTGccatagtaaatattaatagaaAGTAAAGCCAgaatatttacaaaaaaatatacagaAATAGTAGGCTAGCTATATATGGTCCAAGCTTGCTATTTTCTGTGTTATCTCGAACTCAGCTGTAATCAACAAAAGAACCTAACAACCTTTAATATTAAGCACATGTATTAAAAACTAGATAACATGAACATAATCTCCATGGTCTGAAAATTTAACACGAATATGTTTTGCAGCAGCGAAAAGAGAACCATCATTAATCATAAGCAAAAGAATATCAAcgcttttttaaaaataaaccaagATGGCTAACCTCGTCCAAGGTCCGGTAGTTATCTTCAATCCTTGAATATTTCCTTTCTAAAGTCTTCTTGGGCCGTGGAGCGCTTGGAGGAGGTGGTGCATAAGTGCGAGGCAACGGTGAAGGCACATACTGAGGATGTGAAGGGGTATAAGTCGGTTGTGGGCTGTAAGCTGGCTGTGGTGGATATGGAGACGATGGTGGATACCCATAGCTTGGACCATGATCATATGAAGAAGACAACGATCTACTTGATCTATTCTTCGAACTGCTAGTTCCCATTATATCTTCTACCACACCACTTCTCCAAATGAAATATACCAGACCCACCAAAAATATCAACCAAAGAAACATAAAATCCGAACTTCAATCTAGCTTCACTCAACCCACTCTTAATCAATATAAAAAACgaaccaacaacaacaacaacagcgCTTCAAGTCTTCAGGCCAACAATGATTGCACCACAATGATTACAGCCCCAACTTTTAAACCTAAATTATGAATACAAAACAACAATGATTGGAAAACTAATCAAACAAAAACTGCCGAAATCAATCCATATAATGTACCTAAATctagaaaacaaaagaaatggTGGATAAATACAACAAAGCAAACTTCTACAACAAACACTTTTCTAAGTCTTCTTTTATATTAGAATTGAATTGTACACCAAAAAGTCATTATCTTTCTCACCTAAAAGTATATTAAACCCAATCAAACAACCACTTGttaaaaaaatcagaagctCCATGGAAACTACCACAAATACAATGAAATTAACCCACGTTTACCTAAAAAAATgtcaaatcaaataattattaaaaaaaagagaaaatttctATGTACTTTCCATCAATCACTTAGCCTTTGTCACGTAATCTCATATGTAATTCATTTAGTTCAGTCAACAAGTCATAatatttaaatcaaataaaaaattcaagatAATTAATATTGTGATTATCCTCAAATCTCAATACAGTTACGAAATCGAAATGTCAACATTCAACTTGATgataaaatcatataaatatatagaatTTGCATCAGTCTTAATCAATCGATTCGCcatcaaaaattgaaacaatAAAGCAACAAAACCTTGCATtaaagtttaaaagaaaaaagaaattgaaagtGTACGCACCTATGTAGACGAACTGGAATGAAAAGTTAGAGAGAGATGATCTTTTgggaggagagagaaatagCGAATTGGATAGTGTTTACATCTAATGAACTGCTAATGGAGTTTTAGTCATTGTGCAAAAAATTATTCATGCGGCAAATGACAAGAGGAAGTCACGGAGGTAGAATTGACTTTAGAAAGCATGTGAGATGTGACAATTGTATATTGGTTATACGATGGTGGTTTACATCTtgatttttatctattttttttattataattcaagTTTTAATActtctaaataaatatattttgtgaaaattataaaaatatacttaTATTTTGTACATCAACAACAACCAAAAAAAAACTCTCTTTAACTTTTGTATGTATTTTTGCTTgtgtatttttgtattttttataggaaaaaataaaattaattataatcaaaactTTTGTTCATCCTATCAAAATAAATTGTATTGTTAAGTAAACatactttctttttctttttaaaatactttttcaatttgttgataaaaaatagtctGAATTATTAAGAGAGTGATATActgataatttaataaatatggATTATTTGAGTTAACTAatagtataatttattattgttgttatttagAGCGATGgtcattgaaaattataataactaaatcaaataaattaattaaattaataattaattagaaatatcTTAAGATTGCAAAAAGTTTATGTTCTGGTTATAAGCACAGGTCGCGGCTCGCAAATTGGCCTGCTCGCGACTCCAACTTTTGTCGCGGCCCACGACTTTCGTGCTGGTTTTTGCAATATTCGTTTTATtcggttttgttagttatgcaATAACTACCTAACGGTTATGGTTATATTATCTGAATTATTTGgatgaattgatttaatatCGACATTGATTCGTGAATCGATGTCGCGGTTCATGAAGTGACATTACTTCATGAATGGTTGTGTgcttttctataaatatagaagacaCGTGTTAGTTATTTCTTACATGGAATATACATgcaatttctgatttttcttttctctctaatactttacatagagaacttgcaatcttCGATTGTAAATTTTCGCTTTTTCTTCCACTTAATTTTTCATGTCGTTCTAAGTTTcttgtgctaggaatttagtgtaattccttgtatctcagaacatatttttagtttatattcccaagcaccgtagtagggaggaaatgatatttttgaaaatagCATCTTGCCTAGATTTAATATCAAGTTcacatacaaaatcttcttATTACTATGTTCGATATATGGTGTTTCCCATGATGAAGTTCACATTTAgtttatgtaaatttattttatatgtttgattaataaaattaaagtcacaTTTACAACAATTATGTGACTATAGACAAAAGTatggattattattaatattaatttttttctttgttatatttttacatttgattgattgttattttatattttcttctatttaattttcagttttttattttctttattctgTAAATTATTTatgcatttatttttttaactccCATTATTGGCCATtacaaattaataaatcaatttttatatttaagtaAGGTTTATagaaaacaatataaattttttaatggaTAAACTTGAAAATGTGTTTATGTATTGACTATACTTGTTATTAGTTGAGTGGGGGCTCAAAGCAGAATGACACCATGACGTTCGTGAAGATGACTTTAGCCTTTGGGCATGCTACTTTTTTGTCGGGGAAAAAGTAGTTGGGTTTGGGAAATGCACTGGAAATTACAGATAAATGGCTGTCTATTTCATAGTACCTCCTCCTGTCTATGGATTTATGAAGTTGATACACTTGATACGTCAAGGGTTTTGAGATTTTTATTTAccattttagttttatttattttactattacTCTTCTgtttttttatgataatttacaaattaagtGATTAATTAAGAATTTATGCATAATAGATGCACCGTTTCAATTGagaaattaattgattaatagtAAAATGTTACTATTATCCTTAAATAATAACATAAGTGTAAGAATGGATGTAATGTGTAGTAAATTAAAATAGAGGTAAGTAGCACattcttataataaaatgatattttgtttgatttatctctagatattttttattaataatatcaacttttataaAATCACTCatgcacaattaaaaatataaaaaattaaagggatattatcaatggtacccctgtactatagcaaaataacaatggtaccccagctaatttcaatggtaccccccaagtatatgctaattacaaccgtgacactatgaataatttttccgttaaatgtccgttaatttcttcttcttccctcttcccttttcttttcctgctctccttccatggctctTAGTATGGAATCTAAGAGATAGATCCTCCATTCTTCAAACCTTTAAGACGAGCTCCAGTATACCCCCCAATTATCTCACCCAAAAACTTCAGAATTCtagaaaaaattaagaaaaagcttgtaacaccccggcccaacGGACcaccggtgactactcatgaagactgtagactagccccacaaaccaacacaagtctttccagcgcactttggcctcactcgtgcgcccccgggaaaacttcccaggaggtcacccatcctaagattgctccccaccaagcacgcttaactgtggagttcgtagcaaatgagctcccatgaaaagaagatgcaccttgtttatataagtagtctatcaatcatttttcaagctaaatctggggtattacactcacccccacttaagaatacaacgtcctcgttggaccgtaacttcaagatcttttcccccactaggtgcactgaacattatcagccacggtcgcagggttgctctgataccacttgtaacaccccggcccaacGGACcaccggtgactactcatgaagactgtagactagccccacaaaccaacacaagtcttttcagcgcactttggcctcactcgtgcgcccccgggaaaacttcccaggaggtcacccatcctaagattgctccccaccaagcacgcttaactgtgaagttcttagcaaatgggctcccatgaaaagaagatgcaccttgtttatataagtagtctatcaattatttttcaagctaaatctggggtattacaaaGCTTTCAAATTACAAGCCATGAATTACAAATTGCAGGAACAATAAAATCTTTTTCATCCCAAAAAACAGTATTTTAAACTGCCAgagacaaaattttaattaaataaagaaatataagaGAAAACAATACCataacaaatcaaatcaaaactttgatccaaaattaaaaaaaaaatccaaaaacaaTGAAAGCAATTAAAGATCCAAAACTCAGAAATTCAAACCTGTAAAAAGACTAAAAGTTTAAaagaaagagatcaaaagaaagATATAAGCTTTGAATACCTGTTTATAAGCAATACAAATGAAAATAGACTTTCTTTAGAACATACAAATGATTATGTTCCTTATATTGGTCGAGTTGTTCGAGAGCTTGAAATAGTAAACAATATGGTATTGAggtgaagcagccatggaaggagagaagGACGAGGAGAgggaaactaaccatggttaggtcatTCGAGATTTAAcagacatttaacggaaaaatcattcatagtgtcacggttgtaattagcatatacttgggggtaccattgaaattagttggggtaccattgttattttgctatagtacagGGGTATCATTAATTATATCCCAAAATTAAATTAGCGTATTAACAATtgcataaaataaactaaatgaaAAACATGTGTTTGAAGTAGAGAGAGTACAACATTACAATGTTAAATTAGTAGGAGAAAATTCCTATATCTTTTTGAATTtgcaataatatttaaattaaagtgagttttttaaatataatgtaGCAAGTTAAAATGAACTGAGAAAATTATAGTTAATAACTTGATACTCTCACACTATCATCACGAGGTTAATGGGGTTGTTTGAGGTTGGTTGATGACTTTTAGTTTGTTGgtttgatcaattaaaaatgttgattatttttactattttattagttttgagTTACATATATGAAATAGTTATTTATGTAGATATTtggtaaaaactaaaaaataaggAGTATAATA from Amaranthus tricolor cultivar Red isolate AtriRed21 chromosome 3, ASM2621246v1, whole genome shotgun sequence includes:
- the LOC130808784 gene encoding E3 ubiquitin-protein ligase RGLG5, with amino-acid sequence MFLWLIFLVGLVYFIWRSGVVEDIMGTSSSKNRSSRSLSSSYDHGPSYGYPPSSPYPPQPAYSPQPTYTPSHPQYVPSPLPRTYAPPPPSAPRPKKTLERKYSRIEDNYRTLDEVTAALAHAGLESSNLIVGIDFTKSNEWTGTKSFNRRSLHHIGNELNPYEEAISIIGQSLSAFDEDNLIPCYGFGDASTHDQDVFSFYDNDRYCHGFEEVLSRYRELVPQLRLAGPTSFAPVIEMAMTIVEHSGGQYHVLLIIADGQVTRSVDTQQGNLSPQEQKTIEAIVQASAYPLSIVLVGVGDGPWDMMREFDDNIPSRAFDNFQFVNFTQIMSKNMDTSKKQTEFALSALMEIPSQYKATLELGILGRTTGHCPDRVSLPPPRYSAPSGHSGMKSYSRSSNFQQSAPAYPQPETRVATSSSSTTAYNGPTSSSAPSSTSTHENQLCPICITSTKNMAFGCGHQTCCDCGEFLDACPICRRSIETRIRLY